The Silene latifolia isolate original U9 population chromosome Y, ASM4854445v1, whole genome shotgun sequence sequence GGAATGCTTTGTTTCGCCACTAAAACCAACCAAGGGGACTGCCTTCTTtggtagatctttctcagtgaaTCCCATGCCTTTGATTGTCTCTAACATGATCAAGTTAACGGGGCTTTCGATACCCACCAAGATCTTTCTCACCTCGCAATTTCCTATGGGGAGCGTGATGATTAGACCATTGTGGTGCTGTTCTGGAGTAGACCCTGCATCTGTTTCGTTAAAGGTGACTGATGGCATATTCTGGCGGTTGATCCTGCAAGATTTTTCTAGTCTGTCTCCCTTAGTTCTGGTTACGTGCCTCTTTGCTGCCGGATATGTCGGTCCGCAAGCTCCGATCCACCTGTAATAACATTTACAGTTCTAGTGCATTGAGGAGGAGGAGATGGCAGAACCTGCTCTGCTGAGTTCACTCTGGTTGTGCCTCTGGGTAGGAGGTGATCCAGGTTTCCTTGATCATAATGGAACTTGACTTCCTTTCTGAGGGAATGGCATTCGTCGGTGTCATGGGTGTTGCTgccgtggaactcacacttcttgcaTGTATCCTTTCTGCTGCTGGAGTATCTTTCTGCTGGAGGTTTTGGCCATCTGACTCTACGTCCCAACTCCTTTAAGGCTTTAAATAACCTTGCGAGATTACTGGTAAAACCATACTCACTTACCTTCAGAGGCAGATCAGCTTCGCTCTTTTCTTCATAACTTCCAGAAACTTTGTTCACGCTCCTGCTGTAGGGTTTGGGGCTTTCACCCCTCTTCTCTACTGGAGCATTTTTGGATACTGGGTCTGAATCATAGACGCCTCTGATGGGTGCATAGTCTTCCTCCAATCTTATGACAGCAATTGCCTTTGACTGTACTTCCTCAAAGGTGGTGCAAGGGTGCTTCGTCAGGTCCTTGTAAAGATCTGAATCTTGGTGCAGTCCTcggcggaaggcttgtatagcAGTTGTTATATCATATCTCGGGATagccaccttctctttgttgaacctaTTCAAGTAATCACGGGTGGACTCCTCGAATCCTTACACTATCCGGTAGAGGTCACTAGTCTGCTTCTCCGGCTTTCTGCTGctggcaaactgctggttgaatgcATTGACTAGTTCGGCAAAGTTGGCTATGCTCTTGTTGGGCAGGCCGACGAACCACTGCAGAGCTGCTCCAGACAAGGTTGAcccaaatcctttacacatacaAGCTTCCTTTAAGGATCCAGTTGCtgttatcaccatcattttctaCTTGTAGTGGTTAATATGATCGAGTGGGTCCATGGTTCCGTCGTAGAGCATTATGGATGGCGGCACACATCCCTTAGGAACACCGACTAAGGCTATGTCGTCCACAAAAGATGAGTCTGTGTAGTTGTCTCGGGCTGCTTTCTCCAACGGACGGGCTACGCCTGGTATCTTGTACATCAGCTCCTGGTACTGCTGCTCCAGCGAGTTACCTGCTCCCGCAAGAGGGTTAGAAACAGGAGGGAAGGAACCAACAGGTGTACCTCCTAGCGAGGGCACTCTAGAAAATTGGCCTGATGCTGGTTGACTGGTTACTAAGGTGGCACTGATTATGGATCCAGgctgccatcctggtgtctgTTGTAGTCCTCCGATCCAGGCTCCACTGGTGAACTGGCCGCAGGATGGGGCTGCTGCATTGATGATAGGTCAAGATTGTCATCCTGAcgtctggtgtgcgggggtaccTGAAAAAGGTGGAAGATCAGATCTTGACGGGGTGTTAAACAAGGCATTACCTGATGTGTGCTGCATGCTGGATGAGTTGTCAATGACAAGCATCCTAATCCTCTGAGCTCAATTGGTCCACTAGGTGCTACTCCTGCAAGATCCAGTCTAGTGACTTGTTCTGGCGGAATTGGGCAGCCCGATCCTCCACCGCTGGTTCGATTTTGGACCTCTGGTGCTGATGTTGGTTTGGTCTGGACTGCTATCACGATCTGAGCAAGCAGGTTCTAGTTGTCATTCCTCAAATTCTCAACGGCCTGACGCGGAGTGTCCATCCCGTGAATCATCACCTGCATCGGATCAAGTGCTGGTGATCCTATGCTTCTGAGAACTTCTGCACCTGATCCCTCCTGGGTCGGGCTTCTGGATGCAACTTCACCTCTACTGGGGCTGCTTTCCCTACTGGATCTGGATTGGCTGGATGCGTGTGCTGCCTTGGGTATCTGCGGTGGCTTCTGAGGCTGGGGTATGGCTCTGGTCCACATGCTGACGGGGATCATCTGACTGGACGTCGGGGATGCACTGACTGATCCTGCGGATGCAGAAGTAGgtcctgaaggaaaagtagatctatatactcaacatattcatatatgctttaatttaatttgtcataaaattaacaagtgatcttatacatgcaaacaatataaaatatagagaagaaaccatcatcttacattgtgattttcggatttatgggcacaagtgagttcacctactcacttgttcttgagctctccaaatggaagaacaaggattcaagtatagaatccctcccaaaagcatatacccaaggaaatctcttaataactaatattatttagatctagtaataatattagttttactataaaattgacacaaataaattgcattttactcttgaaaatctcggtcaagagggagtatatgtgagtttatttctctagaattatcataaattgtagagagtttttattgcattttcttactctagaaaattagatgagaagaatgaataataatgtaaaagagaaaagctcttctctctttcttgtgggtggccgaaaaaaaagagcattgggtagtatgcccaatgccttttgtttttgctcttctcaaaagcttaggcttgcaaggctagtaggtagtctttaataattatgttttccactaatatgaaaacacaatattaacccaacactccctctaatttcggcactttcataataaaatggatggtccattttattttgtcatttgtcaattttgtcacatgtaacatgttacatgacatgtcacaatgtaatgtatttttaacatattaaaaatcaacatactcataaaatatgtcatttacaaaattgactagtaattcgtaattactcgtgccaaaatgtttccaaattataaattacaacattctgtatttataataatttattcattccgtttcaattgtttctgtaaacaatgatttcatctaaataataaaacaattcgattacttagaccgtgtctcatttaatcatatttacaataagatacgtaaattatactcacaaaatcatccgtcaattttaagcaatttaattaactcgtatcggtatacgattaattaaataatcaattaagagtatttccctataggtatgacctaaggggatcaactgatcaccaccgtcgcacgacagtaatgtcaaactctagtcagccaatcattaccgatatgtgtggaccagttgactgtaaaatattacatcccacatgtattcttaaaatgagatttaataatgatatttaaatcatgtaatcgcactattgttgaggacacattttcccacaatctcccacttgtcctcgacaagtgtgcgtcaccaattctcttgtcctattactatctcccactcaatgtaaggtgtctttcaggtcgtacttgcaagtgatcatatcgagagtggtttcctcgatcggagaataactgattgaccggatttatctatcatagataccttccgagcatggccacgcatttccaattcattactcctcgagtggccccgagatattgttttaaccctgacaagggggtggacaattcctatcgcacttattcccttcgactagccacgaccatcataacccaaaatatgcccatttgaccccatttacgaaggtcgtagtaacacaaatcaaagttaatctgaaatcgtgccatcttaggcgaaacagtctttagtcaaaagaatcgactcattagaatactatagcagctctcgccacgaccaggctatataaatttgccagaactctataagcggtcataaggcccgacaaagtgttcctaacggtctgcctatgtgatcgactagtcatctcacatgactgtatggcacttgaacttgccatcaatcgcatcacactctagtcacttcgagacgtcacctcatacaagtgactatgggcgaatacaatgctaatccgtgttcactttaacggggttcaattgtctttacaacccgtttggatgtaacaaagtataataaaagagttttaaagtaaaactcgaacgacaaatgcgattatcacatatgaatagtcaatacctgattactatttcatgttctataatctaatttgatcttgtacgtagttgttcatttcaattcaattgaaatgacatgacatgactcatcatgtttagcctttgagaaggctttggttagtaggttttatcaatttcttgtaccttactcaaccttactacatactcgttttcctttgtaatgtatacatttgcatcacaaaactttctgagtacgtgtcgagatccaatcaagacataggtcctctagcctaagaatagctcccatcTGTTTTCACAAGTTAatgcgggacccatccctcttacacatctcatgatcgcaagtgtgcttaatttccgttataaatatctctcattgttctttatttcctagaacgattctagaaaatctacttcttaattaacatagccacaatggtatcttaaccatcttaatgtgttttgattatggttttgtcggaaaccatgcgcaatctcaattgtcaattgtcacttgtgtaacacccttacacaatattgcatcataaacactttgctttatagccttaatgcttctgtaagcacttaagggtaatctttatggcttacttggtaaagattaattaaattcgattttgaaaacaattcatcatactcaaagtatatgaagtgttatacatctttactcatttaattgatccgcaaaatgaagcaaatggaatcaatcaaatatgttcaattaattgaactagtcatgaatcttatcaacgtaagacttcttattgatgctaatatcatgtggatttatcttcataaaaccggatattcaagatgtattataatactccaaaagtcttaaatcattctcaatgatcaatatgtcatccacatatcggactaattaaaatttcgtaactcccactaaactccatgtataaacacaacttctcgacttatcgagaaatgttttaccacatgatcaaaatgttgattctatctcattgatgtcctacttaagaccctctcttaagttgcacattatcttaggattgcaagaatctataaaactcaagacatgtattgaatacattccttctaattgaagaagtgggttttagattcactcgctatgtatttcataataatgaaacacaatccctaagaagatccaaatagacttatgcatttcaactggtgcaaaaccctttgcaaccaatcttgctttgaaatatctctttattagtgcaaaaccctttgtcactaatcaagcccttttgtttcggattttcatggctctaagccttgtattgagttgtgacttaaacactcttatgtaagtcatatgttcattactttctagaagtaatcaacttgaatcaaacaatttcttttgtaagttataagctctttactttcttaaaagtagcatgaattcatcatttttaacaagtgacgaatttaacctcgtaggttttgaagaaacaatgtcttacacaaaacgtctcatgtagccaagaaagaccagtttcttgcgacataacattctctgtggctcttgaataatttctcccactctgtcttctagaaataaacttgtattttagaaagacggcttcatgagccgcaaacctgtcgtgctcgtgataattgaaaagggaaaaatgagcatttgtttcttgtgaaaacttacaaacatggtacccttaccatttcatatctcatatgacttgatttagtggaaaaataatttagacaaaaatgataaattccccaaaaggatcaagtaactcaaagtaacttgattgaagtccaaaccatatcgaatagcgtttgaattcttatccaaccatacattattccataatgcgtgctaagagagattaatttgtgatactatatcacaattcatttggcttatatcaaagtcttcactttgataatcccatcacgactaaatcgtaattccttgaactctttgaaattcttcaaagatttctctatttaccttattaagtgaacatattagtcaaCTTAACTCGTTGgtaaagataatgatcaacctattttggatcgatgatttacaacctcgatcttcttttcaaccaaaaaggcacgagacatcttgctttgaatacaagatacgcatataccattaacaatctaatggtttcaagagtactcgataactctttgcgttcatcattccaaaatttaaggtttaatcttgggtaaccaatttgagtcttacatcatctacatgatatatctttCTAGTTTactttagaatataatcaccttgataatgagctagccatacatcaaatcgtggtgtatagggtcacaaaagtgaaacctcttttgtatcttaacaagtttatattcttatttagagtttatgcacttaata is a genomic window containing:
- the LOC141631417 gene encoding uncharacterized protein LOC141631417, whose product is MPSVTFNETDAGSTPEQHHNGLIITLPIGNCEVRKILVGIESPVNLIMLETIKGMGFTEKDLPKKAVPLVGFSGETKHSLREIFIPTYAGGVNKQALDPRDESNSLNIPSVFEVPNALGVQEICGYQEEAKDCYKVALKSTTSTPA
- the LOC141631418 gene encoding uncharacterized protein LOC141631418 — encoded protein: MVITATGSLKEACMCKGFGSTLSGAALQWFVGLPNKSIANFAELVNAFNQQFNKEKVAIPRYDITTAIQAFRRGLHQDSDLYKDLTKHPCTTFEEVQSKAIAVIRLEEDYAPIRGVYDSDPVSKNAPVEKRGESPKPYSRSVNKVSGSYEEKSEADLPLKVSEYGFTSNLARLFKALKELGRRVRWPKPPAERYSSSRKDTCKKCEFHGSNTHDTDECHSLRKEVKFHYDQGNLDHLLPRGTTRVNSAEQVLPSPPPQCTRTVNVITGGSELADRHIRQQRGT